In the genome of Tsukamurella paurometabola DSM 20162, the window CCCTCGGCAGCGCGAACGCCATGCCGCGTCCGGGAGTGGACTCGACTATCAGGATTGGCTCGCCGGAGAGGCCGAGCGCCGCGGAATCCCCTGGGGCCGCGCCGGTACCACGGCAGAGGTGGCCGATACCGTCGCCTTCCTGCTCTCCCCGCGTTCCTCGTACAGCACCGGCACCTCGATCGCTATCGCGGGCGGGTTGCATCCCCGGCCCTGACCTCACGCCGCCTGGGGCGGTGCAGTGGAACGGTGCACATGCCCTGTCGGGGTATGAGTTTCGACGGTGTGCCGGCCGGTCTCGTCGTCGACGGTGCGGCTGGACCACCCCGCTGCTTCCTTGGCGTAGTTGCACGCCGCGCACAGCCCCTGCCCGTTCGCCAGGCTGGTGGGGCCGCCGTGCGCGTGCGGGGCGATGTGGTCGGTGTGTGCGATCGGGGCGTCGCAGTACGGGGTGCGGCAGTACCGATCCCGCGCCGCGATCACCTCCGCCAACCCGCGAGGAAACAACCGCGACCGCGAATCCAACCCGACCACAGCACCCGATTCCGGCTGCACGTAGAGGCGTTTGACCCACGCGATCGCCTGCTCGGCCGCCCGCCCCACCAGATGGCGGGCGATCTCCCCCGGCAGCGTTCCACCGCCGGAGAGGTGCGCGGCGCCAGGCTGATCGCCCAGCAGAACAGAGGCAGGGACGGTCAGGTTCACCGTCACCGGTTGCCCTTCTGCCGCCTCGCGGCCGGTGATCCGCGCGAACGCGGTATCAGCCATGATCTGCCCACGACTGCGCGGCTCACCCGGCACACCGAACACGGCATCGGCCGCCGTCTTCAGTGCGGCGTACACGCCGACGGCCTGTGCGACCGGTAGCAGGATCGATACCCGCGCCATGCAATCCGGCGCCGGACGGACCGTGACCCGACGATCCTTGGCGGCCAAAGCGACTCGGTCTACCGTGGCTTGTGCATCCAGCCGGTATGCGACCTGCTTGACCGTGTCCTGCAAGCGCTTCAGGCCCAGGCCACCCGCGGCGAAGTTCTCGCCGCACAGTGCGGTATCGGCCTCGGTCTTCAGGCGGGGTTCCAGATGGGAGACACCGGCGACGATCACCTCCACCGCTTCCGGTGACACATCACCCTCGCGCAGCCGCGCGAAGGTGGCGGGCAGATCCCGCGCCAAGACTTTCGCCCGGGACAGCATCGCCGTGGCCCGGTTGGTCGAGACTCGCAACGCGAGCGCCACCTCCGACGCTACGCCGGCCTCCCAGCGATCCTGCGCCGCACCGGCGGCGATCCGCTCACACACCCGCGCCCGCAGCAGCTCGACGATCAGCCGGTACTGATCGAACACCACCCGCGCCCGTAACCGCTCCAACGCGGACAGTCCGGCGATCACCTCACCGCCAGCCCCCGAAGCCGTGCCGATATCTTCCTCTTCCATACTCGAACACTACGACCACCCACTGACAAGTTTTCGATTTGAAAGGTCAAGTGAATAGGTATATTTGGGTAGTCTCGGGGTATCGCATCCACCCTCGACGCCCCACCGCCCGTATATGCGAATCCACGGAGTCGTGGGCCGCTTCTGGCGGGAGAAGGCCACGTGCTCGACCGCGAATCAGCGCCGAAAAGTGCGGAGGAACCACCGCTGCCACGGTGTCTCGACCGCACGCGGGTGGTACTCCGCACGAACGAACTCCACGGCATCGGCAGGTGAGAGTCCGTCGAGAATCGCGAGCGCGGCGAGACCCGTTCCCGTTCTGCCGATCCCGCCTCCGCACACCACCTCGACCCGCTCGGTGGAGAGCAACTCGTGTGCCTGCGCGATCCGGCGCCTCGCGGCGCCCGGAGCCAGCGGTACCCCGAAATCCGGGGTGCGCACCCACAGGATCCTGCCCGGTGCGGACTCGGGAGGCAGCCAGGTAAGAGCGAGGGTCACGGTCGCTGCGTCCGCGGGTGCACCGGCGCGCAGGCTACGACCGCGCACCAGGGTGCCCGACGGTAGCCGTACCAGGCCGGCGGTGGAATCGGCCCACTGCCTCACGTGGGCGGCGTCCACTGCTGGACCCGGCGCATACCCCAGTCCATGAGCCCGTCCGGGGCGAACCGGAAGGCCAGATCGCGGCCGAAGGCGACCAGCGGGTTGGGCCACTGCCCCGCGGCACCGAGCAGATGAGCCTGCCGCGCGATCCGCTGGGTGCGCCGCCTGCGCTGCTTGTCATAGCTGGTCAACGCCGCAGGCACCGCCCGCGGGTCCGGATCCGTCGCCAGCGGCCTCAGCACCGACACCAGGACGGCCGCATCCTCCAGCGCCAGGTTCGCGCCCTGCCCCAGGGTCGGAGGCATGGCGTGCGCTGCATCACCCACCAGCGCCGCCTGCCCGCGAGAGAAGGTGCGCAGCGGGCGCGCGAGTCGCTCGATGGGTTGATAACCGATCCGCTTCGTTTCGGTGGCCGTGATCAGCTCCGGTATCGGATCGTGCCACTGCCCGAACCGCTCCAGCAGCTCGCCGGGCTCCGGCTCGTCGTCCGCGGTGGAGGGACGCACCGCGAACCAGTACACCCGCCCGTCCCGCAGAGGCACGTAACCGAAGCGCTCGCCCCGGCCGAAGGTCTCACCCGCGTCCTCGAGCGCCACCGGTGCGGCGGTGATGCCCCGCCATGCCCCGTACCCGCAGTACGCCGCACCCGGGTCACCCGCATAGCTGCCCCGGACCCGGCTCCGGATGCCGTCGGCGCCCACGATCACATGTGCGTACGACAGCAGGCCGCTCGGTCCGAGGTCGACGGTGTCCCGGTTGACGCCCTCGACCCGGATACCGGGACGCACGGTGTCCGGTACCAGCGCGCCCAGCAGCGCCTGGTGGAGCTCGGTGCGGTCGATCACCCGCAATCCGGCCGCGGTCTCGGGGCGGAAGGTGCTCACCCGCGTACCGTCGACCGTCCGCGTGCCCACGGGGATCTCGGGCGGACCGTCCGCCGTCACGGCCCGTACCCGTTCCTCCAACCCCAGCGATCGCAGCGCGGTGAAACCATTGTCGAACAGCGACAATCCCGAACCGCGGGGGAGGAAGCGCGCGGCCTGCTCCAGGACGATCACCTCGGCACCGGCGCGCTGCAGGCCCGCGGCGGCGGCGAGCCCGCCGATGCCCGCGCCCACCACCGCGACCCGGAGTGAGTTCGTCCTCCACATGTCTTCGACGGTAATGCGCCGTCGTCCCGCTGTCACCGAACCGGACATCCCACGTACCTCGCTGACAGTGTTTGCTGTCACGTGGGTGGCTCAAGTTTGGGATCGCACGGGATGTGCGGTTAATCTGTACCGTCCCTCTCGTATGGCCGACGGGGGTGAAGACTGAGGAGTATGCCCGTGTCGATCGCCGACGAGTGGGAGATCTGGTTCCCCGACGCCTATGAGATCGGCTCGGAGTCGGTGCGTTCGTTCGCCCGCGCGACCCGTAACTGGCACGTGCCCTACGCGGCCAGCCGGGTGGTTCCCGCAGACTCCGCCGTGCCCGCCACGATGCTCGGTGCGCCGCTGCTGCAGGCCGCGTCCGCGCTGGTCGGCAAGGCGATCCCGGGCTGCAACCTGTCCGCGATCCTGCACGCCGGCCAGACCTTCCACTACCTGCGGGCGTTGCAGATCGGCGACATCGTGAGTGTGGGCACCCGGCTCGGCTCGCACATCGTCAAGGCAGACACCGACCTCATCACGGTCGACTGCATGGTGTACGTGGCCGATGAGCCGTGCGTCTCCGCCGAGATCTTCATCGCCCACAGCCAGCGTGAGACCGGTATCGACCTCGAGGCCGCGGATCGGCTCGCAGACGAGGTCATGATGACCGGCACCGGTCCGTCGAACAGCGACGAGTACGCGGCCAACGTCGCCTCCTCGATCTAGACC includes:
- a CDS encoding HNH endonuclease, whose translation is MEEEDIGTASGAGGEVIAGLSALERLRARVVFDQYRLIVELLRARVCERIAAGAAQDRWEAGVASEVALALRVSTNRATAMLSRAKVLARDLPATFARLREGDVSPEAVEVIVAGVSHLEPRLKTEADTALCGENFAAGGLGLKRLQDTVKQVAYRLDAQATVDRVALAAKDRRVTVRPAPDCMARVSILLPVAQAVGVYAALKTAADAVFGVPGEPRSRGQIMADTAFARITGREAAEGQPVTVNLTVPASVLLGDQPGAAHLSGGGTLPGEIARHLVGRAAEQAIAWVKRLYVQPESGAVVGLDSRSRLFPRGLAEVIAARDRYCRTPYCDAPIAHTDHIAPHAHGGPTSLANGQGLCAACNYAKEAAGWSSRTVDDETGRHTVETHTPTGHVHRSTAPPQAA
- a CDS encoding FAD-dependent monooxygenase; this encodes MWRTNSLRVAVVGAGIGGLAAAAGLQRAGAEVIVLEQAARFLPRGSGLSLFDNGFTALRSLGLEERVRAVTADGPPEIPVGTRTVDGTRVSTFRPETAAGLRVIDRTELHQALLGALVPDTVRPGIRVEGVNRDTVDLGPSGLLSYAHVIVGADGIRSRVRGSYAGDPGAAYCGYGAWRGITAAPVALEDAGETFGRGERFGYVPLRDGRVYWFAVRPSTADDEPEPGELLERFGQWHDPIPELITATETKRIGYQPIERLARPLRTFSRGQAALVGDAAHAMPPTLGQGANLALEDAAVLVSVLRPLATDPDPRAVPAALTSYDKQRRRRTQRIARQAHLLGAAGQWPNPLVAFGRDLAFRFAPDGLMDWGMRRVQQWTPPT
- a CDS encoding FAS1-like dehydratase domain-containing protein, which codes for MPVSIADEWEIWFPDAYEIGSESVRSFARATRNWHVPYAASRVVPADSAVPATMLGAPLLQAASALVGKAIPGCNLSAILHAGQTFHYLRALQIGDIVSVGTRLGSHIVKADTDLITVDCMVYVADEPCVSAEIFIAHSQRETGIDLEAADRLADEVMMTGTGPSNSDEYAANVASSI